CGACACTCGTTTCTCCGGAAGTGATTCTAACCGAGCGCGACATCACGCTTCAAATAAATCGGGTCTGCGAAAGGATTGACGTCATCCTGAGAGTTAGATAGTTTGAACACGATGTATCTTTTTGGGGTCTGATTCGGATTGTGACGCCGACTGGGTCCTTCGGCCCGACTCTGGATCGCCTGCAACTCGTGTAGAAATGGAGGTTTCTTTATCAGAGGTCGAAAGAGGTTATTTAGAGAGCCACCCCCGGACGCGGAACATCGCGTCAACGAAAGAATTCGTTTCACACCAGTCCGGGTCGTCGATGCCGATGGCGAGCAGATCGGCGTTGTCGAAACCGACGAAGCCAGAAGAATTGCGAGCGAGCGGCGCCTCGATTTGGTCGAAATCGCGCCCAACGCCCGTCCTCCAGTGTGCAAGATCATGGACTACGGCAAGTTCATCTTCGAGCGGGACAAAAAGGCCAAAGAGTCCAAACGCCGCCAGCATCGAATCGAGACCAAGGAGGTCAAGTTCCGACCCAACATAGGGGACCATGATTTTGAAACGAAGCTTCGTCGAGCCAAGAGTTTTCTGAATTCCGGCTACCACGTCAAGCTCACCATCATGTTCCGCATGCGAGAGCTCCGTCGCCCCGAAAATGGTTACGATCTGTTGCACAGAGCCGTCGGAGAATTGGCCGAGGTCGCAGCCATCGAGAGTCCCCCTCCGAAAAAGCTCAATGGTCGAGACCTTTCGATGGTCCTCCGCCCGGTCGGTTGATCCGAGTTCCCCCATCTCATGCAGCTACTGGATTACCTGATTTTGGCCTTCTACTTCGCGGGAATGCTTGCAGTCGGCGTGTACTTCAACCGCCGGCAGACCGGTCTGGACGAGTATTTCGTTGGTGGTCGCCAGATGAGCGCCCGTCATATCGGGCTCTCGGTAGTTGCCACCGATGTCGGCGGCGGTTTCTCGATTGGCCTTGGGGGGCTCGGATTCGTCATGGGTTTGTCCGCATCATGGTTGCTATTCACCGGGTTGATTGGCGCCTGGCTTGCCGCCGTCTTTCTCGTACCACGGGTCAAGGCCCTGGGTGACACTCACGTTCACCGCTCGTTTCCGGATTTTCTCGCCCACCGCTTCGGCGAACCGACCCGCCTCGTGGCCGCCGTCGTGTCCGCGGTCGGATACGCCGGATTCACCGGTTCTCAGCTCCTCGCCGGCGGCAAGCTCGCCTCGACCGCATTCGATTTCGATCTCACGACAGCAGTGTTGGTCATGTCGGTGGTCATCGTTGCCTACACCGCCCTAGGTGGTCTGCAGGCCGTCGTCTACACAGACACCATGCAATGGGGAATACTTTTCGTCGGCCTCATCGGTCTCGGAATTCCTCTCGGCTTCCGAGCAGTCGGCGGTGTCCAGGGGCTCACGGAATCCCTGCCGCCCCAGTACTTTTCGCTCGGAAATGTCAGCGGTGTCGAGTTCATCACCTGGATGGTGACAATCGTTCCCATCTGGTTCGTGGCGATGACCCTGTACCAGCGCATCCACGCCTCGCGCGACGTCGCCACGGCGCGCCGAGCATGGTTCATGGCGGGTCTTCTCGAGTGGCCCGCGATGGCCTTTATGGGCGCGACCCTTGGAATGTTCGCCCGCGTTCTGTTCCCAGCCGCGGAGCCAGAGATGGGATTACCACTCCTTGTTCGCGACGTGCTCCCGACCGGTGCCACCGGACTGGTTCTCGCCGCCTATCTCGCGGCCATCATGTCGACCGCTGACTCCTGTCTGCTGGCGAGTGTCGGCAACATCATCGATGACATCCTCGGCCACGCC
This genomic interval from Acidobacteriota bacterium contains the following:
- a CDS encoding sodium:solute symporter family protein encodes the protein MQLLDYLILAFYFAGMLAVGVYFNRRQTGLDEYFVGGRQMSARHIGLSVVATDVGGGFSIGLGGLGFVMGLSASWLLFTGLIGAWLAAVFLVPRVKALGDTHVHRSFPDFLAHRFGEPTRLVAAVVSAVGYAGFTGSQLLAGGKLASTAFDFDLTTAVLVMSVVIVAYTALGGLQAVVYTDTMQWGILFVGLIGLGIPLGFRAVGGVQGLTESLPPQYFSLGNVSGVEFITWMVTIVPIWFVAMTLYQRIHASRDVATARRAWFMAGLLEWPAMAFMGATLGMFARVLFPAAEPEMGLPLLVRDVLPTGATGLVLAAYLAAIMSTADSCLLASVGNIIDDILGHAVAPATTERSLLVLSRVLTVIVGIGSVSFALYVPRVIDSILLAYSFMVAGLFFPTLAALFWRRASGIAAFWSIVAGGGTTVVLTVFKMSTTLDPVFYGLSVSGAILVLMTMWFPSGRATVDG
- the infC gene encoding translation initiation factor IF-3, whose product is MRGRKRLFREPPPDAEHRVNERIRFTPVRVVDADGEQIGVVETDEARRIASERRLDLVEIAPNARPPVCKIMDYGKFIFERDKKAKESKRRQHRIETKEVKFRPNIGDHDFETKLRRAKSFLNSGYHVKLTIMFRMRELRRPENGYDLLHRAVGELAEVAAIESPPPKKLNGRDLSMVLRPVG